The Brassica oleracea var. oleracea cultivar TO1000 chromosome C6, BOL, whole genome shotgun sequence genomic interval ATTTGGCGGGCGGAGGAAAAATACAAAAGAGTAGGACACGTAGGGAAAAGTGAGCAGACATATGTGTGAGTGTGACGTTAGGCAACTGAGTTACATGAAAATCCAATGTCGGCAAAACAATTCAAAAAAACAACTCGTCACGTCTCTCTATATCTCCAACTCCCATATGTCTCCTTGCACTAACCACTTCTTCTGCTTCTATCTCCTTATAAATACCCTCCTGACTTCACTCTTTAACAATCATCATCACCACCAACACTTCAAAGTATGAAGAGACAGAGAGAGGAGATGAAGGAAGAGGGGACTGACTCATCATTGGCTACTGCAGCCATGGCAGTTGCGGTTGCTGCAGCGGTAGCGGAGGAGGATAAATTGTGGTGCGGCGGAGTGGTGGAGGAGATGACGTGGAGCACCGTGTGGCTGCCTTTTTGGGACGTTGAGTTTGTTGGAAGAAACTATAACTTGTTGTTCAGTGATGTTGCTTGGGACGATGATATTTGGAACCTCAAGAACCTAACTCATTCCTCATAGTCGTTTTCCTTGGAAAAAATATCCAGTTATAGTTTATTCTGTATAATTTTCGTTAATTATTGTCCATCGATGGGGTTGGTTTGAAAGTAATTATCTTTAGATTTAAGAATTAGTCCGTTTTTAAAACCCTTAATAATGGCGCACTATTAATTAAATTGTTTATTGCATCCCCTATATATTAAAGGAGAAGCATTTTTAAAACTTACCTTAAAAATTTATTGGCAAGGAATGTGACGTGATGACGTGGCTTCACGAGAAGCTTTTATTTAGTAAAATGCTTAGGTATCACGCAGAGAACGTTTCTCACCAAAACTGTGAATTTAATGCGTTCACACTAACATTCCTTTAAAAGAACTTTATAGCATCTATACTTTTCTCGACGAACACTTTTATGTGATAAACCTTAGCTTCAAGTTCGATTAGTTGATTTATCAATCCTCTCAATATAATCATAGCATCAATAAAGATTCATTATTCCTCTATACGTTTATGTTAAAAACGGTAACCCATCTGATCTATCGCCTTTAAGTCGATAGATCCGTAGAGACGACAAAGCGATGAAACTTTAGTACGATGCCAAGTGTTAATGAAAGAACCCTTTTCTCCATACCTACTTTCATGCATTTAGCAGAGCACTCACGTTCTTGAGAACCGTCTCTCATTGCTGAAAGAGAACGTTGAAAATCTATTTCTAGATAAATGTGTTGTATTCGGTTTTGTTACTGCTAGATGAGGTAATCTCTGTTTCGAGGAGACTGAATCACTGTAAATCGTCTCGGCTTAGTGTATTAGTCTTCTAGAGCAAGAAATATAAGCATGCGAGTGTCACCACCTTCACCGCCGTGAGAGCTCTGCATTAGACGACCTTGAATATGAGAAGAAACTTCTAGGAACAAACCACCAGCAAGTCTCACGTGATGGTCGCATCGGGAACAACCTTTACAATTTAGAGGGTCAAATAACCTTCAATTTATTTTACTAT includes:
- the LOC106298985 gene encoding uncharacterized protein LOC106298985, which encodes MKRQREEMKEEGTDSSLATAAMAVAVAAAVAEEDKLWCGGVVEEMTWSTVWLPFWDVEFVGRNYNLLFSDVAWDDDIWNLKNLTHSS